A genomic stretch from Pararhizobium sp. IMCC21322 includes:
- a CDS encoding DUF2461 domain-containing protein — MNEELFSGFTNRTITFMKQLKANNNRDWFKDQKKTYEEDYKIPALTFADVMTEQLRSLTGLSHTSKLFRIHRDVRFAKDKTPYNSHMHISFTPEHPMANPPCWFFGLDTEKLTLGCGIFGFDALQLQAFRTRVDGAEGNDIAATLQSLTKKGARISDPELKRVPSGFAKDHPQEELLRHKGLAIWSDLGDAKTALDDNLIATCRNEFKRVKPVFDLLLV, encoded by the coding sequence TTGAACGAGGAATTATTTTCCGGATTCACAAACCGAACCATCACCTTCATGAAGCAATTGAAGGCCAACAACAATCGCGACTGGTTCAAAGATCAGAAAAAGACCTATGAGGAAGATTACAAAATACCCGCGCTAACCTTTGCTGATGTGATGACAGAACAACTGCGCAGCTTGACCGGCTTGTCGCACACATCAAAACTGTTCCGCATCCACCGCGACGTGCGCTTTGCAAAAGACAAGACACCCTATAACAGCCACATGCACATCTCCTTCACGCCGGAACACCCCATGGCAAATCCGCCCTGCTGGTTTTTCGGCCTGGACACAGAAAAGCTGACCCTTGGCTGCGGTATTTTCGGCTTTGATGCTTTACAATTGCAGGCCTTTCGCACTCGGGTCGATGGGGCAGAAGGCAACGACATCGCGGCCACTTTGCAAAGCCTGACCAAAAAAGGCGCGCGTATCAGCGACCCGGAGCTAAAGCGCGTCCCATCCGGCTTCGCGAAGGATCACCCGCAAGAAGAATTACTGCGGCACAAGGGTCTCGCCATCTGGTCAGATCTGGGGGATGCGAAAACTGCCCTTGATGACAATCTGATTGCTACCTGCAGAAACGAGTTCAAACGCGTGAAACCGGTGTTTGACCTTTTGTTGGTTTGA
- a CDS encoding TfoX/Sxy family protein has product MAYDEELTDRFRKAVDGLGGIVETRMMGGVCFMLDGNMLGGANRQKTGEGRFMFRVGKDNEAEAMKRPGAMTMEQGGRKMTGLIFVYEDDCDAESLQSWIALALTFVGNLPPK; this is encoded by the coding sequence ATGGCCTATGATGAAGAACTGACAGATCGTTTTCGCAAAGCGGTTGATGGCTTGGGCGGCATCGTGGAAACGCGCATGATGGGCGGCGTTTGCTTTATGCTAGATGGAAACATGCTCGGCGGTGCCAATCGGCAAAAAACCGGCGAAGGCCGCTTCATGTTCCGGGTCGGCAAGGATAATGAAGCCGAAGCCATGAAGCGACCCGGTGCCATGACCATGGAACAGGGCGGCCGGAAAATGACCGGCCTTATCTTCGTCTACGAGGATGATTGTGATGCAGAAAGTTTGCAAAGCTGGATCGCGCTTGCCCTGACCTTTGTTGGTAATCTTCCGCCAAAATAA